From Roseburia hominis, the proteins below share one genomic window:
- a CDS encoding carbohydrate kinase: MEKEFDVIALGELLIDFTMNGKSGQGNNLFEANPGGAPCNVLAILQKLGKKTAFIGKVGNDQFGRLLRETIEEAGINSENLLVDEEINTTLAFVHTFPDGDREFSFYRKPGADMMLKKEEISEEAIKKAKIFHFGTLSMTHEDVREATLKAVELAKKNGLLISLDPNLRPPLWSSMDLAKEQMLSAMEHCDILKISDNEIQFISGVEDYDEGIQIIRDKFHIPLVCLTMGKDGSRAYYKDLRVEVPGFAQEHVVDTTGAGDTFCGSVLNYVLEHGIEDLSEENLKEMLTFANAGASLITTKKGAIRSMPEKADIEAMLK, from the coding sequence ATGGAAAAAGAATTTGATGTAATCGCGCTGGGAGAGTTATTGATTGATTTTACGATGAACGGAAAGAGCGGACAGGGAAACAACCTGTTTGAAGCGAATCCGGGCGGGGCGCCGTGTAACGTTCTTGCTATCTTGCAGAAGCTGGGTAAGAAGACTGCATTTATCGGTAAGGTAGGAAATGACCAGTTCGGACGGCTTTTGCGGGAAACCATCGAGGAGGCAGGAATCAATTCAGAGAACCTTCTTGTAGATGAAGAGATTAATACAACACTTGCATTTGTACATACATTCCCGGATGGAGATAGAGAATTTTCGTTTTACCGGAAACCGGGAGCGGATATGATGCTGAAAAAAGAGGAAATCAGTGAAGAGGCCATCAAGAAGGCGAAGATTTTCCATTTTGGTACATTATCCATGACGCATGAGGATGTGCGGGAGGCAACCTTGAAGGCAGTAGAGCTTGCGAAGAAGAACGGCCTTTTGATTTCTCTTGATCCGAACCTCAGACCGCCGCTCTGGAGCTCTATGGATCTGGCGAAGGAGCAGATGTTATCGGCGATGGAGCACTGTGATATTCTGAAGATCTCTGATAATGAGATTCAGTTCATCAGCGGCGTGGAGGATTATGACGAGGGAATTCAGATTATCCGTGATAAATTCCACATTCCGCTGGTATGCCTTACCATGGGTAAGGACGGAAGCCGTGCATATTACAAAGATCTGCGCGTGGAGGTTCCGGGATTCGCACAGGAGCATGTGGTGGACACGACAGGAGCAGGAGATACCTTCTGCGGAAGCGTGCTGAATTATGTGCTGGAGCATGGAATTGAGGATCTGAGTGAGGAGAATCTGAAGGAAATGCTGACATTTGCAAATGCGGGTGCTTCGCTTATCACTACCAAGAAGGGCGCGATTCGGTCTATGCCGGAGAAGGCGGATATCGAGGCAATGTTAAAGTAA
- a CDS encoding transketolase C-terminal domain-containing protein, translating into MKGEILDPRKEFGNAVTELAKTNPDVVVFSADSGKSSGFGNFAKLFPERYFECGIMEQGVVGMAAGMATAGKIPVFCAIAPFVTARPFEMVRNDLGYMKQNVKIVGRNCGITYSDLGATHQSLDDYAIMRIIPGMTILAPQDPMEIRTAAKAMLEHNGPVYMRIGNPKIEEIFDEKPFVIGEGEILAKGTDVTVISTGSTTADAIQAVHQLTKEGISVELIGMPTVWPLDKELILNSARKTGKVITVEEHYQNGGLGSIVTELLSEEQGVIVRRLGLPNAYAITCGDYRELLHYYHLDSEGIAEKITEYLHQ; encoded by the coding sequence ATGAAAGGTGAAATATTAGATCCCAGAAAAGAATTTGGAAATGCCGTTACAGAACTTGCAAAAACAAATCCAGATGTTGTCGTTTTTTCTGCTGACAGCGGAAAAAGTTCCGGTTTTGGAAATTTTGCAAAGCTATTTCCCGAACGTTACTTCGAATGCGGTATTATGGAGCAAGGTGTTGTTGGAATGGCAGCAGGTATGGCTACAGCCGGAAAGATTCCTGTCTTCTGTGCGATTGCTCCCTTTGTGACGGCCCGTCCGTTTGAGATGGTCAGAAATGACCTTGGTTATATGAAGCAAAACGTAAAAATTGTCGGAAGAAACTGCGGCATTACCTATTCCGATTTGGGTGCCACACATCAGAGTCTCGACGACTATGCAATCATGCGTATAATCCCGGGCATGACCATCCTTGCACCACAGGATCCGATGGAAATCAGGACGGCCGCAAAGGCTATGTTGGAGCACAACGGTCCTGTCTATATGAGAATAGGGAATCCTAAAATCGAAGAAATCTTTGACGAAAAACCGTTCGTCATTGGTGAGGGAGAAATTCTTGCCAAGGGTACAGATGTAACGGTAATCTCCACCGGCTCAACAACAGCCGATGCCATTCAGGCAGTCCATCAATTGACGAAGGAAGGTATTTCCGTTGAATTAATCGGCATGCCTACCGTGTGGCCGTTGGATAAAGAATTGATTCTCAACTCCGCCCGTAAAACGGGCAAAGTCATCACTGTCGAGGAACATTACCAAAACGGTGGCCTCGGAAGTATTGTAACTGAATTGTTAAGCGAAGAACAGGGAGTTATAGTAAGAAGGTTGGGATTACCGAATGCATATGCCATCACCTGCGGCGATTACCGAGAATTACTGCACTACTATCATCTCGACAGCGAAGGAATTGCCGAAAAGATAACAGAGTATTTGCATCAATAA
- a CDS encoding transketolase — translation MADKTRILRAELAAAKSRKNVFRMVRAGGHGHVGGALSAIDIVAALYFDIMNVSPEKKDASDRDRFLLSAGHKCLAQYAVLAEKGYFDKSVLDTYGALGSHIPGHPDMHKLPGVEANTGALGHGLSIAAGMAMAAKLDKLNYSVYAITGDGELPEGSNWEAAAAAAKFKLDNLIIFIDNNGLQISGNVTDVMNMEPIDDKFRTFGWHVVTINGNNMNEILDTLDSLPYNGGKPIAILCKTTKAKGLSFGENNVNYHFWNATEELIQRAEAELDEVIAQIEQQLEVVE, via the coding sequence ATGGCTGATAAAACAAGAATTTTACGTGCAGAACTGGCTGCTGCAAAATCCAGAAAAAATGTCTTTCGAATGGTACGTGCCGGTGGTCACGGACATGTTGGCGGCGCCCTGTCGGCAATCGATATCGTCGCTGCACTCTATTTTGATATTATGAATGTATCCCCCGAGAAGAAGGATGCATCGGATCGAGATAGATTTTTACTGTCAGCGGGGCATAAATGTCTTGCTCAATATGCGGTTCTCGCCGAAAAGGGATATTTCGACAAATCTGTTCTAGATACCTATGGAGCGCTAGGCTCACATATTCCCGGACATCCTGATATGCATAAACTGCCCGGGGTGGAGGCAAATACCGGTGCTCTTGGGCACGGGCTTTCCATCGCCGCAGGAATGGCCATGGCCGCCAAACTGGACAAACTAAATTACAGTGTATATGCGATCACCGGTGACGGGGAGTTACCGGAAGGGTCCAACTGGGAGGCAGCAGCTGCAGCGGCTAAATTTAAGCTGGATAATCTGATAATCTTCATTGATAATAATGGATTGCAGATTAGCGGAAATGTCACAGACGTCATGAATATGGAGCCTATTGATGATAAGTTCAGAACTTTTGGATGGCATGTGGTCACCATAAACGGTAACAATATGAATGAGATCCTGGATACCCTGGATTCTCTTCCTTATAATGGAGGCAAGCCCATCGCTATCCTCTGTAAAACAACAAAAGCAAAAGGACTTTCTTTTGGCGAAAATAATGTGAACTATCATTTCTGGAATGCAACCGAAGAACTTATACAACGTGCGGAAGCCGAACTTGATGAGGTTATTGCACAGATAGAACAACAGCTGGAGGTGGTAGAATAA
- a CDS encoding PHP domain-containing protein, with product MQQRHIWKFSERTGINPMNDHAYTPNYPVDLHCHTTRSDGADTPLMLIDHAAELGMKVIAITDHDVRPPETIMIDDTLEIIPVEQYARNKGVTVLRGIEISCETTAEDCHLVCFGCDWSDPFFTKLEQDVIRAKVESYHRLTAALTSAGMPLSWKEVLDNNGHPIDENQIQKKMIFELMARKGYAEDWSKAKLMVKNNPAFQSLRRKPDPLFVISEVHRCGGIAIMAHPYLVNDPIFLPEGRISRHDYIDRLIHWGLDGIEACYTYEKTSYDGTQSAKEIEREIKLQYADRLSIISGGSDYHADEKKGVQNPRRLGECGLTWDEFNHNLKLRSLLEHQADPRH from the coding sequence ATGCAGCAAAGACACATATGGAAATTTTCAGAAAGGACAGGAATTAATCCGATGAATGACCATGCTTACACTCCCAATTATCCTGTAGACCTGCATTGCCATACGACTCGCTCCGACGGAGCGGATACCCCGCTGATGCTGATTGACCATGCCGCCGAATTGGGCATGAAAGTAATCGCTATCACTGATCATGATGTGCGGCCACCCGAAACCATTATGATTGATGACACACTCGAGATAATACCGGTGGAACAATACGCGCGCAATAAAGGAGTCACCGTCTTAAGAGGCATTGAAATATCTTGTGAGACCACTGCGGAGGACTGCCATCTTGTCTGCTTCGGATGCGACTGGTCGGATCCTTTCTTCACAAAACTTGAGCAAGATGTAATCCGCGCAAAAGTAGAAAGTTATCATCGCCTTACTGCTGCCTTAACCAGCGCCGGCATGCCACTTAGCTGGAAAGAAGTTCTGGATAACAACGGACATCCGATTGATGAGAACCAGATTCAGAAAAAGATGATCTTTGAATTGATGGCACGCAAAGGCTACGCGGAGGACTGGAGCAAAGCAAAGCTCATGGTAAAGAACAATCCCGCTTTCCAGTCCCTGCGTCGCAAACCGGATCCTTTGTTCGTCATATCGGAGGTACACCGTTGTGGCGGAATTGCAATCATGGCACATCCTTATCTTGTAAACGACCCTATCTTTCTCCCGGAGGGAAGAATCTCTCGTCATGATTATATTGACCGTCTGATTCACTGGGGGCTGGACGGCATTGAGGCATGCTATACCTATGAGAAAACAAGCTATGACGGCACACAAAGTGCAAAAGAGATTGAACGTGAAATCAAGTTACAGTATGCCGATAGATTATCCATCATATCCGGAGGATCCGATTACCATGCCGACGAGAAAAAAGGCGTACAAAATCCCAGAAGACTGGGCGAATGTGGCCTTACATGGGATGAATTTAATCATAATCTCAAGCTACGCAGTCTCCTGGAACATCAAGCAGATCCGCGGCACTGA
- a CDS encoding class II fructose-bisphosphate aldolase, with translation MSKRTFSEELIYAKQHSYAVGAFNIFNELSARAVVKAAVSLDTPVILQTSVTTIKQLGVESLGAMLKQVKKEAPVNVLIHLDHCRDLSLAKRCIDDGWDAIMYDGSALPFEENIANCKEIAAYAHAKNVCVEGELGRISGVEDDIQVDSENASGASLSESLEFVRTADIDAFAPSIGTAHGVYKGVPHIDFNLVEQLAREIDTPIVIHGGTGLSEETFRRLIRSGASKVNVSTALKHAYLDNAKEYFKINPTKIDPLDFDKYLSNHIENAAKTHMEIFRKDRN, from the coding sequence ATGAGTAAGAGAACATTTTCAGAAGAATTAATTTATGCAAAGCAACACTCCTATGCCGTTGGCGCATTCAACATCTTTAATGAATTGTCCGCCAGAGCTGTCGTAAAAGCCGCTGTCTCTTTAGATACTCCTGTTATCCTTCAGACATCGGTAACCACCATTAAACAGCTCGGCGTAGAATCCCTCGGAGCTATGTTAAAACAAGTCAAGAAGGAAGCTCCCGTAAATGTATTGATTCATTTGGATCACTGCCGGGATCTGTCTCTTGCAAAAAGATGTATTGACGACGGATGGGACGCCATTATGTATGACGGCTCAGCTCTTCCTTTTGAAGAAAATATAGCAAACTGCAAAGAAATCGCTGCCTACGCACACGCAAAAAATGTCTGTGTTGAGGGTGAACTCGGACGCATAAGCGGTGTTGAGGATGATATTCAGGTTGACAGCGAGAATGCGTCAGGAGCATCATTATCGGAATCATTAGAATTCGTCCGGACAGCCGACATCGATGCTTTTGCACCCTCTATTGGCACTGCACATGGCGTTTATAAAGGCGTCCCACATATTGATTTTAATCTGGTGGAGCAGCTTGCACGGGAGATTGATACTCCTATTGTGATTCACGGCGGCACAGGTCTTTCAGAAGAAACCTTCCGTCGACTGATCAGATCAGGTGCATCGAAGGTAAATGTTTCAACCGCTCTCAAACATGCTTATCTCGATAATGCGAAAGAGTATTTTAAGATCAATCCGACCAAAATCGATCCCCTTGACTTTGACAAATACCTTTCCAATCATATCGAGAATGCAGCAAAGACACATATGGAAATTTTCAGAAAGGACAGGAATTAA
- a CDS encoding DDE-type integrase/transposase/recombinase, giving the protein MDIIQYLLSVIQYLYQQNCWLIHFICKYIPLKQWAFDDSHSPKYQKFKTDELPKMQIHQNDWDWQLLIPYFDHKYHEKIRPIARRKECDIPEDLICPCCHAPQPFLYRNNGKKGQIKCKVCNTTFSPDENRFSKQYTLRCPHCGNALAHKKERKHFIIHKCVNPKCPYYLHNLKKVDKEHLEKDYGKNEYKLHYIYREFTIDFFKMDLNSLPRNASSLRFSKFDSHVMSLCLTLHVNLSLSLRKTSQALKDLYNIQISHQQIANYCKTAAICIKPFVDNYDYDAGDTFTADETYIKIRGIKTYIWFIMDAAKRSIIGYQVSDNRGVGPCIMAMRMAFRHLKELPKNFRFIADGYSAYPLAAQQFFHEFGDAFKFNITQVIGLTNDDAVSKEFRPFKQMIERLNRTYKASYRKTNGFDNIDGANYDLALWVAYYNFLRPHKHNNYHVLNEVDMLKGTDNMPGKWQLLIFLGQQTILNLQKSGTA; this is encoded by the coding sequence ATGGACATTATACAATACTTACTCTCTGTAATTCAATATCTTTACCAACAAAACTGCTGGCTGATTCACTTTATCTGCAAATATATCCCCCTCAAGCAGTGGGCCTTTGATGATTCTCATTCTCCTAAATACCAGAAGTTCAAAACTGATGAGCTTCCCAAAATGCAGATCCATCAAAATGACTGGGACTGGCAGCTCCTGATTCCCTACTTTGATCACAAGTATCACGAAAAGATCAGACCTATTGCACGCCGCAAGGAATGCGATATCCCTGAGGACCTCATATGTCCCTGCTGTCATGCTCCCCAGCCCTTCCTCTACCGCAACAACGGTAAAAAGGGGCAGATTAAATGCAAGGTCTGCAACACCACTTTTTCTCCTGATGAGAACCGTTTCTCTAAACAATACACCCTTCGCTGCCCTCACTGCGGCAACGCTCTGGCACATAAGAAAGAACGCAAGCACTTTATCATCCATAAATGCGTCAACCCGAAATGCCCTTACTATCTTCATAACCTGAAGAAAGTCGATAAAGAACATCTCGAAAAAGATTATGGCAAGAACGAATACAAGCTCCATTATATCTACCGTGAATTCACGATAGATTTCTTTAAGATGGACTTAAACTCTCTCCCCAGGAATGCTTCCTCCCTCAGGTTCAGCAAGTTCGACTCCCATGTCATGTCCCTGTGTCTGACACTTCACGTGAACCTCAGCCTTTCCCTCAGAAAGACCTCGCAGGCTCTCAAAGACCTGTATAACATCCAGATCTCCCACCAGCAGATCGCCAACTACTGCAAGACAGCCGCCATCTGTATCAAACCTTTTGTAGACAACTACGATTATGATGCCGGTGATACCTTTACCGCTGATGAGACCTACATCAAAATCCGCGGGATCAAGACCTATATCTGGTTCATCATGGACGCCGCCAAACGTTCCATTATCGGCTACCAGGTGTCTGATAACCGTGGTGTCGGCCCCTGCATCATGGCGATGCGCATGGCCTTCCGCCACTTGAAAGAACTTCCCAAAAACTTCCGTTTTATTGCTGATGGTTACAGTGCCTATCCCTTAGCGGCACAGCAGTTCTTCCATGAATTCGGTGATGCTTTTAAATTCAACATCACTCAGGTGATTGGACTTACCAACGACGATGCTGTTTCCAAAGAGTTCCGGCCATTCAAACAGATGATCGAGCGGCTCAACCGCACATACAAAGCATCCTACCGGAAAACAAACGGATTTGACAACATCGACGGTGCCAACTATGACCTGGCTTTATGGGTTGCTTATTATAACTTTCTCCGTCCTCACAAGCACAACAACTATCATGTACTTAACGAAGTGGATATGCTGAAAGGCACGGACAATATGCCGGGAAAATGGCAGCTCCTGATCTTCCTCGGTCAGCAGACAATCCTGAATCTACAAAAATCGGGAACTGCATAA
- a CDS encoding transaldolase family protein, whose amino-acid sequence MLIQSKIRNLNLPAVRGEEEYVARILEQGLSIEEFKSISGMADYIGVTQEFKNVIDYFKVPAGETPAGFEIQMEVNADRVLRVNLKRNISYDKNGRKRPTNLLFSADSANPYEVAPVSRMLANLTCNPGIIYDLFINNPKANVGNKFKDRDEVMAEIGRILGPGCDISVELNDPFGKSDAEILEEAAKFKEMLSEYRVVIKVPHTGPVNKDNVGQLLTGDKKLDRRYNNVSTADAFRGHNLALMLHEHGYRVNFTLMFEPAQSALALQARPYFINSFIRHRLMQTQEMQQFLNLYKATGSKKYLEDLRKFMVSKDYYCAGEENMDLLDVMHAAETLIAQRNYNNAEGNDGLDGIRHNLRLLRQTNMDDTRLIICSMEGDWNYYDIDRLLSSKEYGDMAGRVVLTAEPNYLARFSSANQVVSYQRRFMNAANGAK is encoded by the coding sequence ATGTTAATTCAATCAAAAATCAGAAACTTAAATCTTCCAGCAGTCCGTGGTGAGGAAGAATATGTAGCACGGATCCTGGAGCAGGGACTCTCCATAGAAGAGTTCAAGTCCATTTCCGGAATGGCAGATTACATCGGTGTGACACAGGAATTCAAGAACGTCATCGACTATTTTAAAGTTCCCGCAGGGGAGACACCAGCTGGTTTCGAGATTCAAATGGAAGTGAATGCCGACCGCGTCCTGAGAGTCAATTTGAAAAGAAATATTTCTTATGACAAAAATGGCCGGAAACGCCCTACCAATCTTCTGTTTTCCGCTGACAGTGCGAACCCGTATGAGGTTGCTCCGGTTTCCAGGATGCTGGCAAACCTGACCTGCAATCCGGGCATCATTTATGACCTGTTCATCAACAACCCGAAAGCAAATGTGGGCAACAAGTTCAAGGATCGCGATGAGGTGATGGCAGAAATCGGGCGGATTCTGGGCCCGGGCTGCGACATCAGTGTCGAGCTGAACGATCCTTTCGGAAAAAGTGACGCAGAAATCCTCGAGGAAGCGGCGAAATTCAAAGAGATGCTCTCCGAATACCGGGTTGTCATCAAAGTTCCGCACACCGGTCCCGTAAATAAGGACAATGTCGGGCAGCTTCTCACCGGCGATAAAAAACTGGACCGCCGTTACAACAATGTATCTACCGCGGATGCATTCCGGGGCCACAATCTGGCACTGATGCTGCATGAGCACGGGTATAGAGTAAACTTCACATTAATGTTCGAGCCTGCGCAGTCCGCATTGGCATTGCAGGCACGTCCTTACTTCATTAACAGCTTTATCCGCCACCGCCTGATGCAGACACAGGAAATGCAGCAGTTCCTTAACCTCTACAAGGCAACCGGAAGCAAGAAATATCTGGAAGATCTTCGGAAATTTATGGTTAGCAAGGATTACTACTGCGCCGGTGAAGAAAATATGGATCTGCTCGACGTGATGCACGCTGCAGAGACATTGATTGCGCAACGCAATTACAACAATGCAGAGGGAAATGACGGTCTCGACGGCATCCGCCACAATCTGCGCCTGCTCCGTCAAACCAATATGGATGATACCCGCCTCATCATCTGTAGTATGGAAGGAGACTGGAACTACTATGATATCGACCGTCTACTCTCCTCCAAGGAATACGGAGATATGGCAGGGCGTGTTGTCCTCACCGCAGAACCGAATTATCTGGCACGATTCTCCAGCGCGAACCAGGTTGTCTCCTATCAGCGCCGCTTTATGAACGCCGCTAACGGGGCAAAATAA
- a CDS encoding GntR family transcriptional regulator — protein MNEDIATEKEVLLNRRNATTLSEQLKDIIYDKIRTGEWKANEMIPSENKLSEMYGISRMTARGVITQFVSQGILHRIPGKGTFVSDTKLEVSTFEYSGVRGQLEEQGHSVRTKLISCEKMRADDFVSGKLGIRMGEEHYVIKRVRYANEIPISFHESYVPVKLCPDLEENDLENGLLCRIMRANYHLNRSRMVETLESYSADREKAKYLDIKPGFSLILLQDKLFTAENVLYEYSRVFFRGDKIKISIEYRD, from the coding sequence ATGAATGAAGATATAGCAACAGAGAAAGAAGTACTGTTAAATAGAAGAAACGCCACGACTCTTTCGGAACAGCTGAAGGATATCATATATGACAAGATTAGAACCGGAGAATGGAAAGCGAATGAAATGATTCCGTCCGAAAATAAATTGAGCGAGATGTATGGAATCAGCCGTATGACGGCCAGAGGCGTCATCACCCAGTTTGTGTCACAGGGAATTCTGCACCGGATTCCCGGGAAAGGGACATTTGTAAGTGATACAAAGCTGGAGGTGTCTACCTTTGAATATTCCGGTGTTCGGGGACAGTTGGAGGAACAGGGACACAGTGTCAGGACAAAACTGATTTCTTGCGAGAAGATGAGGGCTGATGATTTCGTGTCAGGCAAGCTCGGTATTCGAATGGGCGAGGAGCATTATGTGATTAAGAGGGTGCGCTATGCAAACGAAATACCGATCAGTTTTCATGAATCCTATGTTCCGGTAAAGCTCTGCCCTGATTTGGAGGAGAACGATTTGGAGAACGGATTATTGTGCAGGATTATGCGCGCCAACTATCACCTGAATAGGAGCAGAATGGTCGAGACGCTGGAATCCTATTCGGCTGACAGGGAGAAAGCAAAATATCTGGATATCAAGCCGGGCTTTTCCTTAATTCTGCTACAGGATAAGTTGTTTACTGCCGAAAATGTGCTGTATGAGTATTCCAGGGTTTTTTTCCGGGGGGATAAGATTAAAATAAGTATTGAGTATAGGGATTAG
- a CDS encoding RNA polymerase sigma factor codes for MNDRIIIEKIRQGNQNAFESLIDKYNRYVAVIVLKILGGIVEKEDIQDVINDTFFLLWKNIDKIDMDTYADLKNYLASIAINAAKSKLHSYKQTLPLTDEIWDNEDNEIEKFLTKEWVISCIRHLKRSEQRVLIKYYYQCKSIKEIAEEEKIPESTVKTHMRRGKTHLRELLKKGESL; via the coding sequence ATGAATGACCGCATCATCATAGAAAAAATCCGTCAAGGCAATCAAAACGCATTTGAATCGTTAATAGATAAATATAACCGGTATGTTGCAGTAATTGTACTAAAAATACTTGGTGGAATAGTGGAAAAAGAGGATATCCAGGATGTGATAAACGATACCTTTTTTCTGCTATGGAAGAATATAGATAAAATAGACATGGATACCTACGCGGATTTAAAAAATTACTTAGCAAGCATAGCCATAAATGCCGCAAAAAGTAAATTGCACTCCTATAAACAAACGCTTCCTCTCACGGATGAAATTTGGGACAATGAAGACAATGAAATAGAGAAGTTCCTTACCAAAGAATGGGTAATCAGTTGTATCAGACACTTAAAGCGGTCAGAACAAAGAGTCTTGATTAAATATTATTACCAGTGTAAATCCATAAAAGAAATTGCTGAGGAAGAAAAGATTCCCGAATCTACAGTGAAAACACATATGAGAAGAGGAAAAACGCATTTGAGAGAATTATTGAAGAAAGGAGAGTCGCTATGA
- a CDS encoding Cof-type HAD-IIB family hydrolase, with amino-acid sequence MKYQILVLDLDGTLTNSEKKITPPTLKALIEIQEAGKKVVLASGRPTRGVLPLARELHLERYGSYILSFNGARITDCRSGKIIYNRTLPKEVLLPIYEIASHYPVDMLAYGDDLLYSAFKPNEYTELESRINAMQISNSGNFREAVSRQPNNKFLLTGEPHEIAMVKEVLHTRFHGYLNIYCSDPFFLEIMPQKIDKAHSLLRLLNSIGLTSDEMICCGDGYNDITMIECAGLGVAMENAQPLVRERADFITRSNDEDGVLYVIDEFMRD; translated from the coding sequence ATGAAATACCAGATTTTGGTTCTTGATCTAGATGGGACCTTAACTAATTCAGAAAAAAAGATCACTCCTCCTACCCTGAAGGCTCTGATCGAGATTCAGGAAGCAGGCAAAAAGGTGGTGCTGGCTTCAGGTCGTCCGACCCGCGGCGTATTGCCGCTGGCGAGGGAGCTTCATTTAGAACGCTATGGAAGCTATATTCTTTCTTTTAACGGAGCACGAATCACAGATTGCCGCTCAGGCAAGATCATTTATAACCGAACACTTCCCAAAGAAGTGCTTCTCCCTATTTATGAAATCGCCTCCCACTATCCCGTAGATATGCTTGCCTACGGAGATGACCTCCTGTACTCGGCATTTAAACCGAATGAATACACGGAACTGGAATCCCGCATCAATGCTATGCAGATCTCAAATTCCGGGAATTTCCGTGAGGCAGTAAGCCGGCAGCCAAACAATAAATTTCTGCTCACCGGTGAGCCTCATGAAATCGCTATGGTAAAAGAGGTACTGCACACTCGTTTCCACGGATACCTGAACATTTACTGTTCCGACCCCTTTTTCCTGGAGATCATGCCGCAGAAGATCGATAAGGCCCACTCTCTTTTGCGGCTTCTTAACAGCATCGGGCTTACCTCCGACGAAATGATCTGCTGCGGAGACGGCTATAATGATATCACGATGATTGAATGTGCAGGACTGGGCGTCGCCATGGAGAACGCTCAGCCACTCGTGAGGGAGCGGGCGGATTTTATCACCCGGTCCAATGACGAGGACGGGGTTCTGTATGTGATTGATGAATTTATGAGGGATTGA